The Papaver somniferum cultivar HN1 chromosome 3, ASM357369v1, whole genome shotgun sequence genome includes a region encoding these proteins:
- the LOC113356850 gene encoding zeaxanthin epoxidase, chloroplastic-like, translating into MSSTIIYSTNNPSVTIFSRTHLPKQTSRAFSEEISPSLHHNYLFRSKPIETKKRKSLTPVAVVAAPNKEAVNGDSGIDQSKKKLKILIAGGGIGGLVLALAALRKGFSVLVFERDVSAIRGEGQYRGPIQIQSNALAALEAIDLDVAEEIMKVGCITGQRINGLVDGISGSWYIKFDTFTPAVQRGLPVTRVISRMTLQQILAKAVGPDSIINESNVVDFEDDGNKVTAVLENGQRYEGDLLVGADGIGSKVRKNLFGPKEAQYSGYTCYTGICDFVPADIESVGYRVFLGHKQYFVSSDVGGGKMQWYAFYNEPAGGTDAPNAKKERLLKIFGSWCDNVVDLLNATDEEAILRRDIFDRLPIFTWGKGRVTLLGDSVHAMQPNLGQGGCMAIEDSYQLAVELDKAWKESVDSGSPVDVFSALKRYEKERRLRVAIIYGMARMAAIMASTYKPYLGVGLGPLSFITKFRIPHPGRVGGRFFIDIGMPLMLSWVLGGNSEKLKGRSLACRLSDKANDNLRRWFQDDDALERALSGEWFLFPSDDNLDGSAQPIHLSRDENTPCVIGNTSHPNFAGSSITIPSPQVSSMHARISCKDGAFYITDLRSEHGTWITDIEGRRYRVPPNFPSRFHPSDVIEFGSDQKAAFRVKVLAAPTNIPKAEETPLLNAV; encoded by the exons ATGTCTTCAACAATAATTTACAGTACAAATAATCCATCAGTAACAATATTTTCAAGAACCCATCTTCCAAAACAAACATCAAGAGCTTTCTCAGAAGAAATTTCACCATCTCTGCATCATAATTACTTATTTAGAAGTAAACCCATTGAAACCAAGAAGAGGAAATCACTTACACCAGTTGCAGTAGTAGCAGCTCCTAACAAAGAAGCTGTTAATGGTGATAGTGGGATTGATCAGTCCAAAAAGAAGCTTAAGATTTTAATTGCTGGTGGTGGAATTGGTGGATTAGTTTTAGCTTTAGCTGCTCTAAGGAAAGGATTTAGTGTTTTAGTATTTGAAAGAGATGTTAGTGCTATAAGAGGTGAAGGTCAATATAGAGGTCCAATTCAGATACAGAGTAATGCATTAGCTGCTTTAGAAGCTATTGATCTTGATGTCGCTGAAGAAATTATGAAAGTTGGTTGTATTACTGGCCAAAGAATTAATGGATTGGTTGATGGGATTTCTGGTTCTTG GTATATCAAGTTTGATACGTTTACACCTGCGGTGCAACGAGGGCTTCCAGTCACAAGGGTTATTAGTCGAATGACTTTGCAACAAATTTTGGCAAAGGCAGTTGGACCGGATTCGATTATTAATGAAAGCAATGTTGTCGATTTTGAGGATGATGGTAACAAG GTCACTGCAGTACTTGAGAATGGACAGCGTTATGAAGGTGATCTTCTGGTTGGAGCTGACGGTATTGGGTCTAAG GTGAGGAAGAATTTGTTTGGGCCTAAGGAAGCACAATACTCCGGTTATACATGTTATACAGGAATTTGCGATTTTGTTCCTGCAGATATTGAAAGTGTTGG GTACCGAGTATTTTTGGGTCACAAACAATACTTTGTTTCGTCGGATGTGGGTGGTGGGAAGATGCAGTGGTATGCATTTTATAATGAACCAGCTGGTGGAACTGATGCTCCAAATG CTAAAAAGGAGCGTTTGCTTAAGATATTTGGGAGTTGGTGTGATAATGTTGTCGACTTGCTAAATGCCACAGATGAAGAGGCCATTCTTCGTCGTGACATATTTGATCGTCTTCCTATTTTTACATGGGGAAAGGGTCGTGTTACCTTGCTTGGAGATTCTGTTCATGCTATGCAGCCAAACTTGGGTCAAGGTGGATGCATGGCTATTGAG gATAGTTACCAACTTGCTGTAGAGCTGGACAAAGCATGGAAAGAAAGTGTAGATTCCGGAAGCCCTGTTGATGTTTTTTCTGCTTTGAAGCG ATATGAGAAAGAAAGAAGACTACGTGTTGCAATTATTTATGGAATGGCAAGAATGGCTGCAATAATGGCGTCCACTTATAAACCATACCTGGGTGTAGGACTTGGGCCACTGTCG TTTATAACGAAGTTCAGAATACCACATCCAGGAAGAGTCGGTGGGAGATTTTTTATTGACATAGGCATGCCTCTAATGCTAAGCTGGGTCTTGGGTGGTAACAG TGAAAAACTCAAAGGAAGGTCTCTAGCTTGCCGCCTCTCAGACAAA GCAAATGATAATCTACGAAGATGGTTTCAAGATGATGATGCGCTGGAGCGTGCCCTCAGTGGAGA GTGGTTTCTTTTCCCATCAGACGATAACCTTGACGGTTCTGCACAACCTATACATTTGAGTAGAGATGAAAACACGCCATGTGTTATCGG GAATACTTCACATCCCAACTTTGCAGGATCTTCCATAACAATACCTTCACCTCAG GTATCCAGTATGCATGCTCGTATAAGCTGCAAGGATGGGGCTTTCTATATTACTGATTTGCGGAGTGAACACGGCACCTGGATCACGGA TATTGAGGGAAGGCGTTATCGCGTGCCTCCAAATTTCCCTTCAAGATTCCATCCGTCCGACGTAATTGAGTTTGGTTCTGATCAGAAG GCTGCCTTTCGAGTAAAGGTGTTGGCAGCTCCTACAAATATTCCAAAGGCAGAAGAAACTCCACTCCTAAACGCCGTATGA